In Leptospira congkakensis, the DNA window GAAGTAGGAGCCATTTGTGCGGCTTTCCCTTCTATATTCCGCTTTTCATAAGGTTGATTTCCCAGCGCCAATTTCATGGTGTCGGCATCACAGAATATCGTTTTCTCGCGGAGGTTTGTACTATCCAAATAGCGGAATTGTGGTTCTGGGCCTAGTGCATCCCAATGCACCAATTCGCCTGAAAAACGAATTACCTTCCTTTCCATTGCATAGCTTTTGTTTGAAAACAGAACAATAAGCAAAAACAATCTGCAAATAAGGAAAACTTGCTTAGACGGCGTTAGACTCATTCGAATTACCACATTTAACACAATTTTCGTTAAGATTTAACAATTTTATTTGACAAATCCTAGAAGAACGACTAGTTTCATTGCAATTGTCGGTATGAACGGTTGCTCACTTGCATTCGTTTGTCCACAGGTACGAAAAAAATTCAGGAAACAACTCATTAAGGAGTAATCATCAATGCTGAAATCTCTACGTTTTGGAATGATGGGGTTCTTACTTTTGTGCTTAGCTGGTAGCTTAAGCGCTCAATCAGGTCCTCGTTCTTATGTTATGATCGGTCTTGGAGCTCAATTTGACCTAGCTCAACTCGGTGGAACTATCACAAAAGATGGTCTAGATTCTGGTCAACCTAGACTTCGTCCAGATGGATCCGCTTACGGAACACCACAAAAGGCTATTTATGCTGAAAACACTTTGATCAGCTTAAAAAGAACTACTGGTGGCGCAATCGGTGCAAAAACTAACGGAGCTATGGTGGGTGGTAACATCAACGTAGGTTACGAAAAAGAAGGTATTTTTGGAATCAATAGCCTTTTCTGGAGAGTCAACGTTAACTACACTACAAAGATTGCTGGTGGTGATACATCTTCAACTGTAATGGGTTACAAATGGTTAGACCAAGAATGGTCTTACACTGCTTGGACTGTTCCTACATACCTTGGTATCAAACTTTACAACGCTGCTAACGACACTGCTGTGTACGTTGGTGCTGGTGTGAACTACTTCCAAGGATGGTGGGGAGTTTCTGGAACAATCAATAACCCAGGACTTCAAACTTTTGCTCCAGGAGTTCTTGGACCAGGAGGAGCTCTTCTTGGTGATGCTCCTACTAGTGGAATTCATAAAGAAAACGTACGTTTTGGTGCAAGCGGAATCGGTTTAAACTGGTTAGTTGGTGCTCAAACAAAAATCACTGACAAAGGTCACCTTTTCTTCGAATTGGAAACTATCCTTTCCGCAGGAATGGGAGTTGGTGGTGTGAACTCTTTAGGTGGAGCTTCTGCTCTTGCTCCTTGGGTTGCATACCCAGTAGTGATCGGTGGACAAACTTACCGCGTAGGTTACAAAATCGAGATCTAATCAGTTCTTTACTGAGAAGACAAAAGCCGGAGTTGGTTTCCAACCCCGGCTTTTTTTATGTCATAAGCTGGATGATGAAATTTTGATCTCTTGTGGTTAGGGAATTTGTTTCATGTGTGAATAAGCGCAAACGCACCCTGTTGTATACATTCCAAATTTCTGCATGATGGTCTAGGGATTCAGAAACGAATGCTAGTTTTGTGAGAAATACAAAGGCTTCTTTGAAATTTCGAAATTCCTTTTCATATTGAAAAAAGGAAACACCTTCTGTTGATTCCAATTTCCATTCTTGGTAAGTGTTTAGTAGGTTTTGAATTTCGATAGTTGTCAGGTCGGTTGGTTTTTCTCTCATGGTTTTCCCTTCTTTTTATGAAAAACAATCAAATACAATCCCAGAAGGATAAGTCCTGCACCAATTAATTTTTGACCATCAACCGGTTCTTTCATAAATAAAATTCCAACAAACATTAAAAAGATGGGTTCTATCAGGAGTGTGGCATTGAGTTTACTGATAGGCAAATGGTTGTGTGCTTCAAAATAAAAAGCTCGCCCTAAAAAATATCCAAGTAATGAAAATAATCCAAGAATGATGATAACAGAAACTTTCGGAATATAAAAACTACCGATGTATAAGGAATATAAAAAGAAAAATATCGTAAGAAGGAAGAGTCGCAAATAAGCATACTCGAGTCCCAGAATTTCCGGAATGTATTTTTTTATCATATAACTTTGGATTGCAAAAAGAAAAGCACTGAGTAAAATACAAAAAGCAGAAATCAGTTTGATTTGGCCTTGTAAAGTGGAGATCATATAGATTCCAAGGATGGCAATAGCGATTCCAAACACCTCTCTGCTTTTCAGCTTCTCTCCTAAGAAAAAAACTCCAAGTAATACATTGTAAAGAACAGTAGTTTTGATCAGGATGGCAGAGGGTCCTAAATCCGTTTGTTTCAGTGCATAATAATACAAAACAATGCCAATGGCATTGGAAATGGTTCCTAATGCTAAAATGAGTCCATCTCGTTTGATGGTAGTAATGACCTTGGATTGTCGTTTTTGGGAAAATAAAAAGTAAGGAGTGACAATGATAAAAGCAAATCCAACTCCAAATAGAGCCGCTATCTCCGGTTCAGTATTGTAATTCCGGAAGATTTCTTTGAAACCAATGACCTCAAAAGCAAAAAATACTCCTGTAAGGAATACATAGAAATATCCTTTTTTTTCATTACCAGTCAATGGGTTCTTTTCCTTGAGATCGTAAATACTCGTTTGTTTTTGAAAAATGTTTGTTTCCTAAAAATCCTCTGTAAGCTGAAAGTGGGGAAGGGTGTGCCGATTTTAGCACATAGTGTTTGTTTGGTGGGATAAGGATTTCTTTTTTCCCCGCAAAAGATCCCCAAAATAAAAACACGATGTTTGATTTTTTCTCTGCTAAGATTTTGATGGCCGCATCCGTAAATTCTTCCCAGCCTTTGTTTTGGTGAGAACCTGCTTTGTCTTTTTGAACCGTGAGTGTGGCATTTAACAGAAGTACACCTTGGTTTGCCCAGCGTGTGAGGTTTCCCGTTTTAGGAATGGGTTTTTGTATGTCTTCCCCAATTTCTTTAAAGATATTTTGTAAAGAAGGAGGAAAGGGAACACCATCATTTACAGAAAAACAAAGTCCATGGGCCTGGCCTGGACCGTGGTAGGGATCTTGGCCAAGAATCACAACTTTCACTTTGTCAAAGGGACAAGAGTCAAACGCATTAAAAATTAATTTTGCAGGTGGGTAAACAACCTTTGATTTATATTCCTCCCTGATCCATTCTCTTAAGGTAGAAAAATATGGTTTTTCAAATTCTAATTGTAGAACTTCTTTCCAACCTGGTTCAATTTGAACGTCTTTCAATTCTCCCCTCCGAATGAAAGTATAATACTCGTAAGTCGATTCCGCCATGAGTGACATGGATTGTTTTTTTAGAAAAATTACGAAGTTCTCTCATACAATCACTCCATTTTTCTTCCGTGGGGCAAAGGATAAATCCAAATAACTTAGGTTGGTTTTTGGTTAGTTTGAGAAGTTCTTCCAATCGTTTTCCAATTTTGGAAAATAGTTTTTCCTCCGGACCCGTTCTTTCATGTTTGCGAAGTCCATACGGCGGGTTTAGAGGTAAAAAATAATGGGAAGAGTTAGAATCTCCTTCTGGCAAAACAGGAAAGGTTCTAAAAAAATCAGAGATACTATGATCCCAAAGATCTACCTGAATTATTTTTTTCCAACGTTTGAATTCTTCGGCCCAGTAACTTTCCAAAGCAGGATCGGTATCTTGTATGACAATGGTTGTGTGCTGATGTTCTGCCAACGTTATGTTTTCTTTTTGTTTCTTTTTGAAATGTTCAAATGATTTTTCTGGGAAAAGATTCAGTTTGAAAAATATAAAATCTCTTGGTAAAGATAATAAAGAGATTTTTTCTTCTTGTAACGCCCATTCGGTGGCAAAAGTCAAGGTTCCTGCAAAAGGAATATAAACTGCCGCCACATCTTTTTTAGGAACTAAAAAGATATCAAAACATTGTGAAATTAGAATTTGGCTTAAGTCTTCTGGAACAGGAGCACTTGTTGGGAAGTTAGCTTTGATCCCTCGTTTGTATCCTGGTTCTCCTAAAAGTGATAACGAAACGGTAATTTCATCTTCGAAATAACTAATATGAAGGTTTTCTTTGATTTCATAAAATTTTGTATTTGGATCGGCAAATAATGGTTTTGCGATTTGTACGGCCTCCGTAAGGATCCGATCCCATTCTTCTCCCCTTAGGTCAGAAGATTTGTCCCAATCTGTTGTGCGTCCAATCACAAGTCGGAGGTCTCGAATGAATAGACCATGAAACAAAAGATAGGCGATCTGATGGGAGTTTGTGTTTTCTAATTTGATTTTTTCAGAAAATACACGAATGTTTGGTTCTGGTTGGTTGGGTAAGGGAACCGAACCCAAAATTTCTTTTACTTGTTCGCCTACCCAAGTGGCTGTACCGGGAGGGAAATACAACTCCCAAC includes these proteins:
- the ung gene encoding uracil-DNA glycosylase; protein product: MKDVQIEPGWKEVLQLEFEKPYFSTLREWIREEYKSKVVYPPAKLIFNAFDSCPFDKVKVVILGQDPYHGPGQAHGLCFSVNDGVPFPPSLQNIFKEIGEDIQKPIPKTGNLTRWANQGVLLLNATLTVQKDKAGSHQNKGWEEFTDAAIKILAEKKSNIVFLFWGSFAGKKEILIPPNKHYVLKSAHPSPLSAYRGFLGNKHFSKTNEYLRSQGKEPIDW
- a CDS encoding 4a-hydroxytetrahydrobiopterin dehydratase — translated: MREKPTDLTTIEIQNLLNTYQEWKLESTEGVSFFQYEKEFRNFKEAFVFLTKLAFVSESLDHHAEIWNVYNRVRLRLFTHETNSLTTRDQNFIIQLMT
- a CDS encoding porin OmpL1 yields the protein MLKSLRFGMMGFLLLCLAGSLSAQSGPRSYVMIGLGAQFDLAQLGGTITKDGLDSGQPRLRPDGSAYGTPQKAIYAENTLISLKRTTGGAIGAKTNGAMVGGNINVGYEKEGIFGINSLFWRVNVNYTTKIAGGDTSSTVMGYKWLDQEWSYTAWTVPTYLGIKLYNAANDTAVYVGAGVNYFQGWWGVSGTINNPGLQTFAPGVLGPGGALLGDAPTSGIHKENVRFGASGIGLNWLVGAQTKITDKGHLFFELETILSAGMGVGGVNSLGGASALAPWVAYPVVIGGQTYRVGYKIEI
- a CDS encoding DMT family transporter, translated to MTGNEKKGYFYVFLTGVFFAFEVIGFKEIFRNYNTEPEIAALFGVGFAFIIVTPYFLFSQKRQSKVITTIKRDGLILALGTISNAIGIVLYYYALKQTDLGPSAILIKTTVLYNVLLGVFFLGEKLKSREVFGIAIAILGIYMISTLQGQIKLISAFCILLSAFLFAIQSYMIKKYIPEILGLEYAYLRLFLLTIFFFLYSLYIGSFYIPKVSVIIILGLFSLLGYFLGRAFYFEAHNHLPISKLNATLLIEPIFLMFVGILFMKEPVDGQKLIGAGLILLGLYLIVFHKKKGKP